A region from the Benincasa hispida cultivar B227 chromosome 12, ASM972705v1, whole genome shotgun sequence genome encodes:
- the LOC120067642 gene encoding uncharacterized protein At4g14100-like: protein MASKAKFFLILSLLSVSVGYSISEDPVPTPWPLQFHSILLMNYTGILQIINLWYDWPNGRNFNIIQHQLGHVLYDLEWNNGTSFFYTLDSSKTCSSAQLEVGILRPNWLDGAKYLGQRHVDGFLCNVWEKVNFIWYYEDVETKRPVHWRFYTGNPLFSDFRRNDLFTSN, encoded by the coding sequence ATGGCTTCGAAGGCGAAATTCTTCCTTATCCTTTCGCTGCTGAGTGTGAGTGTAGGCTATTCCATTTCGGAGGATCCTGTTCCAACCCCATGGCCTCTCCAATTTCATTCAATTCTCCTCATGAACTACACCGGAATTCTGCAGATAATCAACCTCTGGTACGACTGGCCTAATGGTCGGAACTTCAACATCATCCAGCACCAGCTCGGCCACGTTCTCTACGACCTCGAATGGAACAACGGTACTTCCTTCTTCTACACTTTGGACTCTTCAAAGACTTGCTCTTCCGCTCAGCTCGAGGTCGGTATTCTCCGACCCAATTGGCTCGACGGAGCCAAATATTTGGGTCAACGCCATGTCGATGGCTTCCTCTGCAATGTCTGGGAGAAGGTCAATTTCATCTGGTATTACGAAGATGTTGAGACCAAGAGGCCTGTTCATTGGCGCTTCTACACTGGTAACCCTCTTTTTTCAGATTTTCGTAGGAATGACCTTTTCACAAGCAATTAA
- the LOC120067214 gene encoding uncharacterized protein LOC120067214 has protein sequence MACGCLCASILSSPKLPSLNYSAVTITKLLRRSLVSLPSPSKLSALKCKAAGQTSPSPTVYQGIYGPWTVDSSDVREVILYRAGLVTAATSFVIASSVAFLPNNSSLSDALKQNLDLLYALGGGGLGLSLVLIHIYVTAIKRTLQALWVLGVAGSLVTYLNLAQPAGDSLVQYVVDNPLAVWFIGPLFAALTGLVFKEGLCYGKLEAGVLTFAIPTLLLGHLTGLMDDGVKLALLGSWMALFIIFAGRKFSQPIKDDIGDKSVFMFNALGEEEKKALIAKLEQRERNATRKGRKQKRLQMAGKFWWRTLLLTRPSITGKFWWRTPLLTLVPLPSKQ, from the exons ATGGCGTGCGGATGTTTATGTGCCTCCATACTTTCTTCCCCGAAGCTTCCTTCTCTTAATTATTCAGCTGTTACTATAACTAAGTTGCTTCGTCGTTCTCTAGTTTCTCTCCCTTCGCCATCTAAATTATCAGCTCTCAAGTGCAAGGCCGCCGGCCAAACCTCCCCCAGTCCCACCGTCTATCAGGGAATTTATGGTCCTTGGACTGTCGATTCTTCCGACGTTCGAGAG GTAATATTATATAGAGCGGGATTAGTGACAGCTGCTACCTCTTTTGTGATAGCTTCATCGGTTGCCTTTTTACCCAATAACTCTTCATTGAGTGACGCACTTAAGCAAAATCTTGATTTGCTCTATGCCTTAGGTGGAGGAGGATTAGGCTTATCCCTAGTCTTGATCCACATATATGTAACTGCAATTAAGCGAACTCTTCAAGCTTTATGGGTTCTTGGTGTTGCTGGATCTTTGGTAACTTACTTAAATCTTGCACAACCAGCTGGGGACAGCTTAGTGCAATATGTTGTTGATAATCCATTGGCGGTCTGGTTTATTGGTCCTCTCTTTGCCGCTCTGACTGGACTTGTTTTCAAAGAAG GGCTTTGCTATGGAAAGCTGGAGGCTGGAGTTCTCACCTTTGCCATACCTACGCTACTTCTAGGCCACCTG ACTGGTTTGATGGACGACGGGGTTAAACTTGCTCTGTTAGGTTCATGGATGGCTCTGTTTATAATATTTGCTGGAAGAAAGTTCAGTCAGCCAATCAAG GATGATATTGGCGACAAATCTGTTTTCATGTTCAATGCACTtggagaggaagaaaagaaggccTTGATTGCAAAGCTTGAGCAGCGAGAG CGCAATGCAACTAGGAagggaagaaaacaaaaaaggcTTCAAATGGCAGGGAAATTCTGGTGGAGAACCCTACTATTAACAAGACCATCCATTACAGGAAAATTCTGGTGGAGAACCCCGTTATTGACTTTAGTTCCCTTGCCGTCAAAGCAGTAA